In the genome of Mycobacterium kansasii ATCC 12478, one region contains:
- a CDS encoding nuclear transport factor 2 family protein encodes MTDTSPIEVRDVVLGLWRALAQRDWDAVKTFLAADCLYVDMPVPALAARGPDDIVTRLKLGLEPLADYQNHDGLLLSNGSDVMYEHSETWTFRTGERGLLRFVSVHRVVDGRIAVWKDYWDFNSLVSFAPPNHFENLANADTSWVFDATALV; translated from the coding sequence ATGACAGACACTTCTCCGATCGAAGTCAGGGATGTGGTGCTCGGGCTGTGGCGGGCCCTCGCGCAGCGCGATTGGGATGCCGTCAAGACGTTTCTCGCCGCGGACTGCCTCTACGTCGACATGCCGGTGCCGGCGCTGGCCGCGCGTGGTCCCGACGACATCGTGACGCGACTGAAGCTCGGACTGGAGCCGCTCGCCGATTACCAAAACCACGACGGGCTGCTGCTGTCCAACGGATCCGACGTGATGTACGAGCATTCCGAGACCTGGACGTTCAGGACCGGCGAACGCGGCCTGCTCAGGTTCGTCAGCGTCCACAGGGTTGTCGACGGGAGGATCGCCGTGTGGAAGGACTATTGGGACTTCAACAGCCTGGTCAGTTTCGCGCCGCCCAACCACTTTGAGAACCTTGCAAATGCGGACACCAGCTGGGTATTCGATGCCACTGCGTTAGTGTGA
- a CDS encoding cytochrome P450, with product MAADRGVGWKTLRDAGPVVFMNGAYYLTRREDVLAALCEPKLFSAQLALQPPGSPVPVLPSAFDPPEHTRYRKILQPYFSPHTLHKSRPMMERHAAEMIAALACRNACEVMADFARLYPYQVFMDLYGLPLEDRDSVIGWKDAFVAGKSDGHGLLAYFTEAIRQRRQNPSSDMLSQVMTGPGDLSDLELLGMTQLLIVSGLDTVAAAIGFALLELARRPQLRRELAENPEQIKVFVEEIVRLEPSAPLAARVTTDFVNVGGMTLPPGTPVRLCTAAINRDGSDVISTDDLVMDGKMHRHWGFGGGPHRCLGSHLARMELTIVVGEWLKQIPDFELPPGYTAYIKFPSKSFALKSLPLSWG from the coding sequence ATGGCCGCCGACCGGGGTGTCGGATGGAAGACGTTGCGGGACGCCGGACCCGTGGTGTTCATGAACGGCGCCTATTACCTGACCCGCCGCGAGGACGTGCTGGCTGCACTGTGCGAGCCAAAGCTGTTCTCTGCGCAATTGGCGCTGCAACCCCCCGGCAGCCCGGTGCCGGTGCTGCCTTCGGCATTCGATCCTCCCGAGCACACCCGCTACCGCAAAATTCTGCAACCGTACTTCAGCCCGCACACCCTGCATAAATCCCGGCCCATGATGGAGCGCCATGCTGCTGAAATGATTGCTGCACTTGCCTGCCGAAACGCGTGTGAGGTAATGGCAGATTTCGCGCGCCTCTACCCGTACCAGGTATTCATGGATCTCTACGGGTTGCCGCTGGAGGACCGAGATAGCGTGATCGGTTGGAAGGACGCCTTTGTCGCCGGCAAGTCCGACGGTCACGGCCTGTTGGCGTATTTCACCGAGGCCATCCGACAGCGCCGGCAGAACCCGAGCTCGGACATGTTGTCGCAAGTGATGACCGGTCCGGGTGATCTCAGTGACCTCGAGCTGCTCGGCATGACTCAACTACTGATCGTGTCCGGTCTGGACACGGTGGCCGCCGCGATCGGTTTCGCGCTGCTCGAATTGGCGCGCAGACCGCAGCTGCGCAGAGAGCTCGCCGAAAACCCAGAGCAGATCAAGGTTTTCGTTGAAGAGATCGTCAGGCTCGAGCCGTCGGCGCCGTTGGCCGCCCGGGTTACCACCGACTTCGTCAATGTGGGTGGCATGACGCTTCCCCCAGGAACACCGGTGCGGTTGTGCACTGCCGCGATCAACCGCGATGGCAGCGACGTGATCTCCACCGATGACCTGGTCATGGATGGAAAGATGCACCGCCATTGGGGATTTGGGGGCGGGCCCCACCGCTGCTTGGGTTCTCACCTGGCACGGATGGAACTGACCATCGTTGTCGGCGAGTGGCTCAAGCAGATCCCTGACTTCGAACTGCCACCGGGCTACACCGCGTACATCAAATTCCCGTCCAAGTCGTTTGCGCTCAAGTCGTTACCCTTGAGCTGGGGCTGA